From the Aerococcus viridans genome, the window ACAATTTTCTAAAATAAGCAAGTGAATACTTTTGCTTGAATCGTCCCCAAGCCTTTGATTTCTGTGTATCTTGAAGACCTTGTATATGCCTGTCTAATTCTTCAAGTGTTGTCACTTGGGCTTGAATAATATCGGCCAATTCCCGGTAGGTAAATATACCAGATTCAAAGGCATAAACCAGCATAGATTCCGTCATAGCTAAGACATCTTCCTCGTTTTTTAACATCATATCAATATACGGATTTTCAATTTCAAATAACAAAAAACCACCCCTTTACATGTATATACGTAGGAGGTGGTTGAATTTGACTAATTAGATTGACTGATCTTTATAAATAATTTTTAACTGGGGCAAAAGTCTTGCGATGAATGGGACTTGGACCGTATTTTTTTAAACCGTCTAGATGTTGTTTAGTACCGTACCCAGCATTGGCTTCAAAACCGTATCCTGGATATAGGTCTGCATATTCCGCCATCAAGTTATCCCGGTATTCTTTGGCATAAATGGACGCTGCTGCAATGGCATAAACCGTCGCATCTCCCTTAATAATAGCTTCTTGAGGTGCCTTCTTGTAGTCATTCAAATGGACCGCGTCGATTAAGACATAATCAGGTGCCGGATGCAATTGGTTTAAAGCAGACATCATGGCTTGCTTTGTGGCAATTAAAATATTGCTTTGGTCAATGTCTTCAGCCGTTTGGATCCCGATTGTTTTTGCGATAGCATATTTTTCAATGTCTGCCACCAAAGCTTGGCGTTTTGTATGAGATAACTGTTTAGAGTCATTAAAGTAGACAGGCGGCATGTCACTAGGCAAAATAACGGCACTAGTGACAACCGGACCTGCTAAGGGACCACGTCCAACTTCATCCACCCCAGCAATCAATTGGTAGCCTTGTTGACGTAATTCGTTTTCTCGCGTTTTTAGCTGTTCAATCTGGTCTAAGATCGCTTGTTGCTTAAGTAAGGCTTTGTCATAGCGTAATAAGGCATTTTGCACTCCTTTACGGCTATCTTCTCGTAAAGCTTGTACGTAGACTGGGTCAACTTCATTTGAGGCCAAGTAGGTTTGAATTTGACCGATTTTTAAATCACCTAAGTCTGCGAGGTTAAAAGCTCTCTTTTTCTCGTCAGTCATTTAATCACTTACCTCAATATTTTCTGAAATTTGATATTCTTCAATCCGGTCTAGGGTCATACGACCCAATTTACCGTCTCTGTAGTCACGGATAATCTTGTCTGATGCCCGGTCGTAGTCTTCTAACATGCCCATACGCTTGGTTAAGGCCATCAATAGGTCTGGATACGGTGGGTGGACGTCCTCAGCCTTGATTGGGTAGTGGTTGCTGATGGCATCCGGGTAATAATGTAGGAAGAATTCTAGGGCGAATAAAGCGACGTCATCCTTGTAGAAATGGGTGTCTTTAATGCCACCAGTTAGGGCCAATTTATCGGCAACTTCCTGGTCTTCAAATTTCGGCCATAAGATACCTGGCGTGTCCAATAGTTCAAAATCTTTATCGATTTTAATCCATTGTTGGCCTTTTGTAACCCCTGGTTTATTCCCTACTTGGGCTTTCTTTTGCTTGGTGAACTGGTTGATAAAGGTTGACTTACCAACGTTTGGAATCCCAATAACCATTACCCGGATTGACTTGTGTAGAATGCCCTTGTTGCGCCATTTGTCTTGGATGTCTTGGGTAAAATCTTTTAATGCTTGGCGGAAAATTTTCATATCGCCTAGTTTTTTAGAATCCAAAGCGATAGCTAATTTGTTTTCGCCGCTAAGGGCTTTGACCCATTCTTTGGTTTGTTGGGGGTCGGCCAAATCTTGTTTATTTAAAACAATCATGTGGCGTTTATTTTTAATAATTTCATCTAACATGGGATTCATACTAGCTGTTGGAATACGGGCGTCCCTAATTTCAAGGACGATATCCACTGCGTTAAGTTGACTTTGAACCTCTTTT encodes:
- a CDS encoding ribonuclease HII, producing MTDEKKRAFNLADLGDLKIGQIQTYLASNEVDPVYVQALREDSRKGVQNALLRYDKALLKQQAILDQIEQLKTRENELRQQGYQLIAGVDEVGRGPLAGPVVTSAVILPSDMPPVYFNDSKQLSHTKRQALVADIEKYAIAKTIGIQTAEDIDQSNILIATKQAMMSALNQLHPAPDYVLIDAVHLNDYKKAPQEAIIKGDATVYAIAAASIYAKEYRDNLMAEYADLYPGYGFEANAGYGTKQHLDGLKKYGPSPIHRKTFAPVKNYL
- the ylqF gene encoding ribosome biogenesis GTPase YlqF; amino-acid sequence: MAHIQWYPGHMAKAKKEVQSQLNAVDIVLEIRDARIPTASMNPMLDEIIKNKRHMIVLNKQDLADPQQTKEWVKALSGENKLAIALDSKKLGDMKIFRQALKDFTQDIQDKWRNKGILHKSIRVMVIGIPNVGKSTFINQFTKQKKAQVGNKPGVTKGQQWIKIDKDFELLDTPGILWPKFEDQEVADKLALTGGIKDTHFYKDDVALFALEFFLHYYPDAISNHYPIKAEDVHPPYPDLLMALTKRMGMLEDYDRASDKIIRDYRDGKLGRMTLDRIEEYQISENIEVSD